TTTGGCCTTACCTAGCATGACCATGATGATCCTCAGGTAGAAGTACAGGCCGATCACACTGGCAATCACCAAGAAACCTATTGGCCACCAAAGCTGACCGGAGATTGCGGCAGTGACAAGATAAAACTTGCCCATAAACCCTATCGTTAATGGTATCCCGGCTAAAGATAGCATAAGTGCACTTAAACATGTTGCCTGCAGAGGTTGCCGCCAGAAAAGGCCGCTTAATTGGCTGATTGAGGTGTTTTTTTCCAGCTGCATTAACACTGAGAAGGTGCCAGTTAAGGTGATCATATAGGCGAGTAGATAAAAAATCATCGCTTCGAGATTAAAGCTTATATCATCGAGTAGGCTGTTATTACTCTCGAGTAATAACAAAATAATCAGCAAGTAACCAAAATGAGCGATAGAGGAGAAGGCTAATATTCGTAGCAGTCTATCTTGTTGGAGTGCTAACAAATTACCCATGAGCATAGATGCGACTGCAACTAGGGCAATGACGTCTAAAATTGTGCTATTTGTATGCCAGTTACCATAACTGAACATTCTCCATAACACGATAAAAGCTGCCAATTTTGACACAATAGCCAATAGTGCCGTAGTAGGCAGGGGGGCTCCTTCAAAAATGTCAGCCACCCACAGATGACAAGGTACCAGAGACAGTTTGAAGCAAAGGCCTATAAGAATAAAAATCATCCCAGTAGTGGTTAAATTCAGTGGTGAACTCACTAGATATAGCATCTTGCTTGTCGACACTGAATCGAATGTCAGGCTGCCCGTTTGCAGATAGATGAGCGCGACTCCCATGAGTATCAAGGCCGAAGCCCCGGCCGATAGCACCAGGTATTTTATGCCAGCTTCCTGACTATTAGGATTGTTATTTGAATAAGCGATAAGCCCGACGAAAGAGAGGCCCATTAGCTCTAAGGCCAGGAAAAAACTGGCGAAATGCTGACTGAAAATCATGGACACTGCGCCCAGACTGGCGGTTAATAACAGCAGGTAATACTCTTCATAGGTGTTATCTGACTTATCTAGCCAATGATAAAGCTGGGACCAGAGAAAGACTAAGATGACTAATAACCCAGCTGAAATGAAGGCGTTGACCGGAGTGAAAATAAATAGCAGCTCAGACATGACTGGGGCGTCAATCAAGGAGATTTGAGCCAGAGCGGCGCCAATTACCCCCACTCCAGTGATCAAAAAAGCATGCAGGTGCGAGCGTTTTAAGGAAATACTCAGTAGCAAGATCAAAATGGTGCTCAACAATATGCTGGCCGGAAGGTAGTGAATACTCATAATGCACTTCCTGTTATGGCGTATAGCGCGAGCA
This portion of the Shewanella violacea DSS12 genome encodes:
- a CDS encoding NADH-quinone oxidoreductase subunit N, coding for MSIHYLPASILLSTILILLLSISLKRSHLHAFLITGVGVIGAALAQISLIDAPVMSELLFIFTPVNAFISAGLLVILVFLWSQLYHWLDKSDNTYEEYYLLLLTASLGAVSMIFSQHFASFFLALELMGLSFVGLIAYSNNNPNSQEAGIKYLVLSAGASALILMGVALIYLQTGSLTFDSVSTSKMLYLVSSPLNLTTTGMIFILIGLCFKLSLVPCHLWVADIFEGAPLPTTALLAIVSKLAAFIVLWRMFSYGNWHTNSTILDVIALVAVASMLMGNLLALQQDRLLRILAFSSIAHFGYLLIILLLLESNNSLLDDISFNLEAMIFYLLAYMITLTGTFSVLMQLEKNTSISQLSGLFWRQPLQATCLSALMLSLAGIPLTIGFMGKFYLVTAAISGQLWWPIGFLVIASVIGLYFYLRIIMVMLGKAKSSSLPYKLPMRDRLTSWLIIVTVIGMGTFPSVFSDMLEAVTH